GAAAAATATCGTAATGTGGATGCTTTATTTATTGATGATATCCAATTCTTCATTGATAAAACGAAAACACAAGATGAATTTTTCTATACTTTTGAAGAACTATATAATAGTAAAAAACAAATTGTTTTAACAAGCGATCGTTCTATTAAAGAATTAGATAAGTTTGATGAACGATTAAGTTCACGATGTGGAATGGGAACAAGAGCAAATATCGAATCTCCAGATTTTGAAACACGAATTAAAATTTTGCATAAAAAATCGTTGGATTTAGGACTAAATTTGGAAGATTCAGCATTACATTACATCGCGAGTAAATATGATCGAAATGTCCGTGATTTAGAATCTGCATTAAAATCAATTATGCTTTACCTTCATAGTGAATTACAAATGGATAATTATAATGAAATTATCAATTTAGCAATGGTAAAAGCGGCACTGCAACATGAAGTCGGCTCTCCACAAATAATTCCTTTAATGGAAAGTATTCCTGACAATGAAATCAACTACCAACAAATTCAAGAACTTGTAGCAGATTATTACCATATTTCACTGGAAGAATTATTAGGAAAAGGAAGAGCAAAAAAATATTCACAACCAAGACAGATTGCTATGTATTTAATTCGTAAGGAATTACAACTGCCGTTTGACAAAATTGCAGTTATTTTTAATCGAAAAGATCACACAACGATTATGTATTCCATCGAAAAAATTGAAAAAAATATGAAGCAAGATGAAGCATTAGCAGAAGATATTTCTACATTGGAACAACAGTTATCCACATCAGTTATCCACAATATTGTGGATAACTAGACAACTTTCCACACTGTTTTCCACAACTGTTTTGCTTAAAACACAAGGGGTACAGCCATTTATCCACAAAAAAATGGGGTCTATAATAATAATAATATATTAATACTATCTATCTATATGGAGGGGTTACCATGAAATTTACAATGAATCGTTCTTTTCTACAAAATAAATTAGCAACTATTTTAACAGCTATTGATTCAAAAGTTATTAATCCAATTTTTTCTGGAGTTAAAATTGTCGCTAAAGCAACGAGTCTATTTTTGACTGCTAGTAATGGAAATATTTCTATTGAACTAGAAATTCCATCTGCTGATAAAGATGCTGAATTAATCATTCAAGAAGAAGGAGGCCTAGTATTACCTGCTCGCTTCTTCAACAGCATTGTAAATAAATTACCACAACAAGAAGTAGTGGTAGAACAAATGTCAAACCAACAAG
The sequence above is a segment of the Catellicoccus marimammalium M35/04/3 genome. Coding sequences within it:
- the dnaA gene encoding chromosomal replication initiator protein DnaA, which codes for MLPTTQDSIWSDFQQKCLENISSASLRHWIEPAHIVEFDEEHITLSLPADYIIDHWKMKLEPVLKEVCYNYTGKEIEVSYLLSSTPQVQQEVAKVKNSSINGDYTFQNFVCGKNNRMAFTAANAVVERPGDLYNPLFLYGPSGLGKTHLMHAIANELLAKNPNANIKLIPSETFINEFTKIASQSNNTVALSNFREKYRNVDALFIDDIQFFIDKTKTQDEFFYTFEELYNSKKQIVLTSDRSIKELDKFDERLSSRCGMGTRANIESPDFETRIKILHKKSLDLGLNLEDSALHYIASKYDRNVRDLESALKSIMLYLHSELQMDNYNEIINLAMVKAALQHEVGSPQIIPLMESIPDNEINYQQIQELVADYYHISLEELLGKGRAKKYSQPRQIAMYLIRKELQLPFDKIAVIFNRKDHTTIMYSIEKIEKNMKQDEALAEDISTLEQQLSTSVIHNIVDN